The sequence TAAGTATATATTATAGTAATATCCCCTCACCTTATTTAAAATAGCCAAACGATGTTTCAGCTTCAGATTTTCAGTCTGCAATTTCATATATTCTTCATCATCTTCAAATTCTAGTCCCTCGCCACGCTTTGTTTGCTCTATTTGTGTTTGCAACTTGGCAGTAATACGCTCCTATTAACACGGAAAAATTATACGAAATATTAGGTCTCATGCTAAAGAATTTCTCTGCGTTTATTGGAATGAACAAACCATTTCGCTGAGTGCAGCATTTTCACCTTCTAATGTTGACATATCGTCCTGAATGTgcttataattaaaattattttatttataacaccATAGACAGCAAAAGAACGGCCGGTAGATAACCCACAcacatagcggaacgatacaaggtggcagcatggtgacatacctacaaacataaattaaaattccatgtactttgtttttgtaaattcgatggacaaatgtcaaaatcgtacttcgccggaagttgatgtgtcaaatcaaataaaaaagtttgtaatcagctgttccatgctgccaccttgtatcgttgcgccatgcccACACACATggacattgtaaattttaccaagtagcgcaactaacagctgatcggtgaaaattcgcacattcacacgcacagttctcgactcagtttcaaaacaaaactttagattatttaattcaaattttaaagtgggataatccttacaaatttatgcatacagaatatatatggcgtttttgttgttattaaaacaatagttttatttatattaaagcttttatcatttttttttaactttgaaaaaactccgaacaccattccttcattatatgacattcgactgcctagtccactgccttccactctattcgcaacataacctctacttaagctgccaaactatatagtaaacaatgcacatggataaaatacatataaaaaaaacggctaggccattgtgaattcatacaagtaaaAATCTTTCAATtcttccattgccatacctacctgtcaaataatagctgacagcgAGAACGGCTGTCGgaaatggccagagaatggaagaaaggtttgtttttgctcgcggttatttaACTGAAGTGCCATGAAtagcccatttgtgtttcaaatcggcttttgtttcaaatatgtctacagaaaatcagactacatattattaTTCATTTCTTAAATCTAGTTAAACATCAAATGTGATCAGCCAGTTAATCgagcattttaaaatatgtaaagaaTGCAATGTACcaatcgtctacaaaaatgttcgAAAACGATTATTGTGAAACTAATTTAAGTAATTGAACAGCGACTAAGCAgctgatcgaggctgtttacttttgtgaacatttttatcgAACATTCCCCACTGGTATGAATTTACAATGGGCTAGGCGATCAGATGGTATATCTTCTTCTTTATGCAATTCacaattcaattaaaattttttgactaaagctggagtcattggtgccgtatgtcgtatcgctgtatccgtatccctaacgtaatcagctgttaaagggcgaattaatggtgactgaagctggagacattggtgctttatcggtaaccgtatcggtaaccttttaagagctgattcgaccaaccttatgagaatcaattcaatcgattattggttccgctaaggtcgtaaccgtatcgtagccaaccaattgggttttggtttaccgtcgtaacgataaacagctgattaagttagggatacggatacagcgatgcgACATACGGCatcaatgactccggctttataacgataaagccataaccagataaatcagctgatggAACCTaacttatggaaaggaatgtaatcgattaatggtgccataccataacgctaacgccatagccaatcaattggtttttggtttctcgccatatccataacctaaaaatatttgagttggtgaatttaataactttttttggattttcttcattgttttggatacattatgactaagatacttattttttgtggaatatgtttgtaattttttgcgttttcatcatttttatgaaattttcacgatttttaggttaaggcaccattaatcgatcacattgagatggttatagATATGGGTatagttacgactatggcgttagggttaaggaagtttaatttggcttttatcgttacgacggtaaaccaaaacccaattggttggctacgatacggttacgactttagcggcaccaataatcgattgcattgattctcataatgttggtcgaatcagctgttaaaaggttaccgatacggttgccgataaagcaccaatgtctccagcttaaagttACATCTCCATGAGTTTCTTTTCAAAACAAACCGCGTCGCAACTTTCACCTCATGTGTGTGTTATATAAATATGCAAGGGCAACAACAATATGATCCATATGGATCAACTTCTTGTATTTGAATGTTAAATATTTAATGTGATCTGAATCACTGTCTATTGGAAAGAGGAGCTTGTTGGGTTTGTATTAAAGGTCCGAACATATTTGCTTTTTactttgtagcgataaggacacccccccaattccttggggagtgttatcgatgttgatgttccttttcTGGATGCAGACCCCGgaacgttccggtaccaagcccgaccgtctcgggaaaGATTTGTAATGACCACGTGAGGCCTTCTTGGCCCTAGATCAATGagtagttcggggtcgccagagcctcagctgttaatgaaacaggatttgccacggataggtgaggttgacaattgggtttggagaagctatatattgcgctggcaacctgaaagggttgccatacacagccccttgaatctggtattttggtcacctcttacgacaggcatacctaccgcgggtatattctgaccgcctaacccgctgggggattgcTTTTTATGTCATTTTGGCGCTTGCATAACTTCGAAACAACGCACCTTGAAAGTTTTCTTTccacattgaataaaaaaataccccagcgagttagggggcttagaatatacccataCCAGCTgcgggcctgtcgtaagaggcgacttaaataccaaattgattcaaggggttgtgtagcgaaacCCATTCAAGGGGCTCCCAGCGCAATACATATGTAGCTTCTCCAGCCCAACTGTCAACACCAACAACAATGCAAAAAAacgatatttaaattttgaaacaaaaagcccaaaatattttttaaatcaaatgatatGGGGATACAAATTGTAAAATGTTGTATGAATATAAAGAGATTAAAAGAATTAATTGACAAGGCCATGAAAACGTAAGTTCTTGGATCAGGAAAATAGCAGTGTGTGTTCAATGTCAGCTGTTGACCCAACCTGAGCGCAAAAACGACGCTAAAGTCGCTTTATCCAAATGCGATCACTCACGAATTTCCTTTCGAAATCCCTTTACGGAAGTCCAAGGTGaccgtttcaacagggttgggccATAGGGATATATGGAGGGATTCAGGATAAGTAAGAGTGGTAAAAGTATAGTATagttgactgctaatacgcgtccaaaaatgtcgggaggCACCAATATCTTGAAGTTGGAATATATACATTTTAGCTCTGTAAGATGTTTTCAAGCAAAGTTAAGAATCTTCATGTggttgttttaattttgttgtacGTAGGAAAATGCCCTATATTGGTGCATTAActtaaaaatagtgaaaatttcataaaaatgaagaaaacgcaaaaattacaaacatataccacaaaaaatacgTCTCTTAGTTAAAACgtatacaaaacaataaataaaatctacaaaaagttaataaattctacaattcaaatatttttaagttattaacTACACTGATTTCCacaaggttggttggatcagctgttatACGGATATggatatgtcaactttgccagggctTTTTATCGTTCCTTAACTCAAAGAAAAAATGTTCCCTTTTACCATTTTAAAGggtcaattaaacttccttaaccctaacgccatagtcgtaaccatacccatatccataaccatctccaatgtgatcgattaatggtgccttaacctaaaaatcgtgaaaatttcataaaaattaagaaaacgcaaaaaattacaaacatattccacaaaaaatgagtctcttagtcataacgtatccaaaacaatgaataaaatatacaaaaacttaTTAATGGGtgggctatgatatggttatggctttggcgttatggtatggcaccattaatccacaaatcacacacagaagattgcgcattcacgagttcaaaattgcttcgttctgcgcatctaggTCACACTTggctgcttgagcgaatgaaagagagaaaaaaacaagagctaaaggaaaatgacataaaaattgtacataaaaaacagctgatcttttgtttacatgcgcaatcttgtgtgtgtgatttgtgccattaatcgattacattgatttccataaggttgattcgatcatgttttatctggttatggttttatggttataaatcaccattaattagcccttaacAAATCTTGCTTACTTCTTGAACCGGCAATTTAGTACGAAAAATCATCTAATTTGAACaagttaagggcgaattaatggtgacttataaccataaagccataaccagataaatcagctgaccgaacataccttatggaaaggaatgtaatcgattaatggtgcaagaccataacgctaacgccataaacaatcaatttgtttttggtttctcgccatatccataacctaaaaatatttgagttggtgaatttaataactttttttagattttcttcattgttttggatacgttatgactaagatacttattttttgtggaatatgtttataattttttgcgttttcagcatttttatgaaattttcacgatttttgggttaaggcaccattaatcgatcacattgagatggttatggatatgggtatggttacgactatggcgtttaggttaaggaagtttaacgattctctaagtagccaGATCTAAGtcgccgttatttttggtgtatgtggtatcacaacgtagcttcatgttgtccaaatgagctatccttatcagggcagctaccacctaacctaaccaaatATGTTCCAAAATGCAATGAATTACCTTCAAATAAATTATCCAATACTGGCTTCAATGGTGTCTGACGCTCTTTTTCTGCCTGCTCCGTAAGTATTGGCTCAAGAAATATCCAATTGCAACTACCATTACAAACATTGCTAATATATGCCAACAATGTTGTGATATCAATATTTAGCGTGCTAACATTTGTCACATCGGCACTGTCATCACAATCGGCCGGCTCTTCTATCGATGCTATTTCAATACCAATATCTTGCAGTTCTACAAGCAGAACATTGTCAATTGTTTGGCTGAAATAGAAAACAACCTGTGGGGGAGTGTATTATTAGCATTGATATAAAAGTTCATTAATAACATGTTCTTTGTCATACTTTTGGCGATTTAAACATGCATAAATGTTGTGCGCTTGCATCCACAAATTCCTGTGCTTGATCTAATATGCTACGCGCACCATAACTCGCCGCACCTTTCGCTGCATCAGTAAGTGATTTTGAATTGCGCGCTATTGCTGTTTAAATAtaacaaacattttattttttactagacttaaattgaaattaaagtaACGACTGTTCTCACCTTTGATCCACTTTAGGCCATTTTCACAAACAATATCCACACGCAATGGATTAGGACGAGCCTCAACTGAAAATCCACAATCGACATGAACTACATCGCGCTGCAATTTAAGGATTTCTACCAGAAAAGCGTAGTGCGTTAAATTACTACATTGCACGTGATTTAGTTTTAATGTTTCATTTTTAATAACCTGCAATGAGAATTGGTTAGCATGGAGTTACTTACAAATAGTTGAGAGTCAGTTCagaatcccccagcgggttagagggcttaaagtatacccgcggcaggtatgcctgtcgtaagagttaCATCAGCGATGGGTTAGGGGTTGTATTAGCGACATGGCCAGACAGGAACCTGGTTCGGTTCGGTATTAGCACTTCGGGATACTAACCCGTATGTCGCCGAAACGATTTGCTTTACAGCATGAAAACTTCAGTTGTCCATTATCGTTCATTGACTTCCCTAACGAGAATTGGAAATTTGAGCCCTCCATTGCCCTTCCATACAAATGACCATATGTTTGCATCATCATACTTACCTTTCGCAAGAATTTGACTTCCTGTAAGATTTTCCGTTGAATTTTGTGCACACCATTAATTTGAATATATTGTTCTAATTCGTCAATTAGTTCCTCACCGAGCGTTATTTTTTCATTAGCCCTTTCCACTAGTTCCCCAAAGGGTATTTCTTTATTCATTTCAAATGTAAATATTTCCAATCACCAACCAATCGCTTTGAATCAAGTCGAATTCAGTACcatatcccaacagctgattgcttcttcttgataattttccaccACCAGATAGATTCatgcttttttttttggttttaattgacACCGCAAAAGCAAGCGTCGGTTGGCAAGGTGCTTTGCAGAGCCCTTATACTCCCAGGTTATCTTTCAATTTTGTTATTTGTATAAAGTTAATTCTTTTGGTTTTTTTCCTTTGGCACCACGCCAGTCacaaaattattaatatatatttgaaaattcCCAAGTTTTCTTTCAATTAATTCACTTCGTCTAATCCAATTAGATGTTTCTTATCTCCAATCCAGAAAATTCGTCATGCTTTGAATGAAGCAAAAAGCAGCGATCAGCTGTTGATGTCGAAAGCGAACAAAAACATTAACAGTGATATCTTTATAAAATGGAAATGTAGAAACAAAATTCGGACTATTTCGGAGTAATATATTGGAGGTATATCCGGCTTCAGGTGTTCTTATtttcggtaattctatacgacggcatgacactggtaatacacgtccaaaaatatccagAGAGGTGTCAagagacgcgtattgacctcgacaacaataatccgaaggcggaaaagaaaagttgtatctctgtccggagatatttgcagttgaagttggcgattttcatgtggttgttgtaatgtgtacccacaaaaaaaattgtgaacggtaattctatacgacagcatgacactgcggtaatagtctagttgaggggtcgactgctaatgcgctaccaaaaatatcgagagaggtgtcaaacgacgcgtattaatctcgagaacaataatccgatggcgattggcgatttccatgtggttgttgttgtgtgtacccccaaaaaaattgtgcatcaccgtggcggtagccac is a genomic window of Eurosta solidaginis isolate ZX-2024a chromosome 4, ASM4086904v1, whole genome shotgun sequence containing:
- the LOC137248810 gene encoding UPF0415 protein C7orf25 homolog gives rise to the protein MNKEIPFGELVERANEKITLGEELIDELEQYIQINGVHKIQRKILQEVKFLRKVIKNETLKLNHVQCSNLTHYAFLVEILKLQRDVVHVDCGFSVEARPNPLRVDIVCENGLKWIKAIARNSKSLTDAAKGAASYGARSILDQAQEFVDASAQHLCMFKSPKVVFYFSQTIDNVLLVELQDIGIEIASIEEPADCDDSADVTNVSTLNIDITTLLAYISNVCNGSCNWIFLEPILTEQAEKERQTPLKPVLDNLFEGNSLHFGTYLVRLGGSCPDKDSSFGQHEATL